The proteins below come from a single Pseudarthrobacter sp. SSS035 genomic window:
- a CDS encoding histidine phosphatase family protein, with amino-acid sequence MKLLLIRHGQTPGNVLGQLDTAHPGPGLTELGERQAEAMARSLANEQIGAVYASTLLRTQITAAPLSRLHGLEVEVLDGLHEIEAGALEKLTDHESHMRYMGTVFAWAAGDLDRRMPAGPDGHEFFERYDAAIYRIAERAANNGGSAVAAVVSHGAAIRTWTGRRAAGADHEFAARHALSNTGIVALEGDPGAGWKLIHWDGSPVGGLALADPTAEDPTGGAA; translated from the coding sequence ATGAAGCTGCTCCTCATCCGCCACGGACAGACCCCCGGCAACGTACTCGGCCAGCTGGACACCGCCCACCCGGGGCCGGGGCTGACCGAGCTGGGAGAACGCCAGGCCGAGGCCATGGCACGGTCCCTGGCCAACGAGCAGATAGGCGCAGTGTACGCATCAACACTTCTGCGGACCCAGATCACGGCCGCCCCGCTGTCCCGGCTCCACGGGCTTGAGGTTGAAGTCCTGGATGGGCTGCACGAGATCGAAGCAGGGGCGCTGGAGAAACTGACCGACCACGAGTCGCACATGCGCTACATGGGGACAGTGTTCGCGTGGGCAGCCGGTGACCTGGACCGCCGGATGCCGGCTGGCCCGGACGGCCACGAGTTTTTCGAACGGTACGACGCCGCCATCTACCGGATTGCCGAGCGCGCGGCCAACAATGGTGGCTCCGCCGTCGCGGCCGTGGTGAGTCACGGCGCGGCCATCCGCACGTGGACCGGTCGCCGCGCCGCCGGCGCCGACCATGAGTTCGCAGCCCGCCACGCCCTGTCCAACACGGGCATTGTGGCCCTGGAAGGGGACCCCGGCGCCGGTTGGAAGCTGATCCACTGGGACGGGAGCCCGGTGGGCGGCCTAGCTCTCGCGGATCCGACCGCCGAGGACCCCACGGGCGGCGCCGCGTAG
- the purB gene encoding adenylosuccinate lyase yields MPETAATADTRTPSGRLALAASPDQIALGPLDGRYQSAVAPLVDYLSEAALNRDRVAVEVEWLIHLTSNNVLPGAGQLTAEQQEKLRAIVTEFNSASVSELAEIEAVTVHDVKAVEYYIGRRLPAIGIENLTAMVHFGCTSEDINNLSYALGVKGAVEDVWLPAARALVAQISKMAEDNRAVPMLSRTHGQPATPTTLGKELAVIAHRLTRQLDRIAETEYLGKINGATGTYAAHVASVPGADWQQVAKSFVEGLGLTWNPLTTQIESHDWQAELYADVARFNRILHNVCTDMWSYISIGYFAQIPVAGATGSSTMPHKVNPIRFENAEANLEISSGLLDVLGSTLVTSRWQRDLTDSSSQRNIGVAFGHSLLAISNVAKGLDRLDVAEDVLAGDLDTNWEVLGEAIQMVMRAEAIAGVEGMENPYERLKDLTRGQRVDAARMQEFVQSLGLSPEAEARLLALTPGKYTGIADQLVDHLK; encoded by the coding sequence ATGCCTGAAACTGCCGCCACAGCTGATACCCGCACGCCCTCCGGACGCCTGGCCCTTGCCGCGTCACCGGACCAGATCGCCCTGGGTCCGCTGGACGGCCGCTACCAGTCCGCCGTTGCGCCCCTCGTTGACTACCTGTCCGAGGCAGCCCTGAACCGTGACCGCGTGGCCGTGGAAGTCGAGTGGCTCATCCACCTGACCAGCAACAATGTCCTTCCCGGCGCAGGTCAGCTCACCGCGGAACAGCAGGAAAAGCTCCGCGCGATCGTCACCGAATTCAACTCCGCCTCGGTGTCCGAGCTCGCCGAAATCGAAGCCGTTACGGTCCATGACGTGAAGGCTGTGGAGTACTACATCGGCCGCCGGCTGCCCGCCATCGGCATCGAGAACCTGACCGCCATGGTCCACTTCGGCTGCACGTCCGAGGACATCAACAACCTCTCTTACGCCCTGGGCGTCAAGGGTGCTGTGGAGGACGTGTGGCTGCCCGCCGCACGCGCCCTCGTTGCCCAGATCAGCAAGATGGCCGAGGACAACCGCGCGGTCCCCATGCTGTCCCGCACGCACGGCCAGCCGGCCACGCCCACCACCCTGGGCAAGGAACTGGCCGTCATCGCGCACCGCCTGACCCGCCAGCTGGACCGGATCGCGGAGACCGAATACCTGGGCAAAATCAACGGCGCCACCGGCACCTATGCAGCCCACGTGGCCTCTGTCCCCGGCGCTGACTGGCAGCAGGTGGCCAAGTCCTTCGTCGAGGGCCTGGGCCTGACCTGGAACCCGCTGACCACCCAGATCGAAAGCCACGACTGGCAGGCCGAGCTGTACGCCGACGTCGCGCGGTTCAACCGGATCCTGCACAACGTCTGCACGGACATGTGGAGCTACATCTCCATCGGCTACTTCGCCCAGATCCCCGTGGCCGGCGCCACCGGATCCTCCACCATGCCGCACAAGGTCAACCCCATCCGGTTCGAGAACGCCGAAGCGAACCTGGAAATTTCCTCCGGCCTCCTGGACGTGCTGGGCTCCACGCTGGTGACCTCCCGCTGGCAACGCGACCTCACCGACTCCTCCAGCCAGCGCAACATCGGTGTGGCGTTCGGCCACTCCCTCCTGGCGATCTCCAACGTGGCCAAGGGCCTGGACCGCCTCGATGTTGCCGAAGACGTGCTCGCCGGGGACCTGGACACCAACTGGGAAGTTCTGGGCGAGGCCATCCAAATGGTCATGCGTGCCGAAGCGATCGCCGGCGTCGAAGGCATGGAAAACCCGTACGAGCGGCTCAAGGACCTCACCCGCGGCCAGCGTGTGGATGCCGCCCGGATGCAGGAATTCGTGCAGAGCCTGGGCCTCTCCCCCGAGGCCGAGGCGCGGCTGCTGGCCCTCACGCCGGGCAAGTACACCGGCATCGCGGACCAGCTGGTGGACCACCTCAAGTAA
- a CDS encoding phage holin family protein, translating to MRSFIVRVLINGLALWIASWILPGLDISTSATTEAVANSGVTQGTDTIGIILAYLFVGLIFGVVNAFVRPLVSLLSLPITILTLGLFTIVINAAMLYLTSWLSSYTPVHFTIDSFLWTAVLAAIIITLISLVAGRLTGAGKR from the coding sequence ATGCGCTCTTTTATTGTTCGAGTCCTTATCAACGGGCTGGCCCTCTGGATTGCCAGCTGGATACTGCCGGGCCTGGATATCTCAACTTCGGCGACTACCGAGGCGGTGGCCAACTCGGGCGTAACGCAGGGCACCGACACCATCGGCATCATCCTGGCGTACTTGTTCGTCGGTTTGATTTTCGGCGTGGTCAACGCGTTCGTCCGGCCCCTGGTCAGCCTCTTGTCCTTGCCCATCACCATCCTCACACTGGGCCTCTTCACGATCGTCATCAACGCCGCCATGCTCTACCTGACGTCCTGGCTCAGCAGTTACACGCCGGTGCACTTCACCATTGACTCGTTCCTCTGGACGGCGGTCCTCGCGGCCATCATCATCACCCTCATTTCGCTGGTGGCAGGACGGCTGACAGGGGCCGGCAAGCGCTGA